A portion of the Kribbella jejuensis genome contains these proteins:
- a CDS encoding TIR domain-containing protein, translating to MAETKTVFVAFAIEDQWQRDALKGQSLHPRAPFEFIDMSVKEPYDSGWKDKVRTRIRRSHGVIALVSKNSLTSSGQKWEVQCAKDEGKPLLGIWAYSDDRTNLVGVRTVIWSDANIAGFIDSL from the coding sequence ATGGCTGAGACCAAGACTGTTTTCGTCGCGTTCGCGATCGAGGACCAATGGCAGAGGGATGCGCTGAAGGGGCAGTCGCTGCACCCTCGTGCGCCATTCGAGTTCATTGACATGTCAGTGAAGGAGCCGTACGACTCAGGCTGGAAAGACAAGGTGCGCACGCGGATCCGTCGCTCCCACGGCGTGATCGCGCTCGTGAGTAAGAACTCGCTCACGTCCTCCGGGCAGAAGTGGGAGGTCCAGTGTGCTAAGGACGAGGGCAAGCCGCTCCTCGGCATTTGGGCGTACTCCGACGACCGTACCAATCTGGTCGGCGTCCGCACGGTGATCTGGTCCGACGCGAACATCGCCGGCTTCATCGACTCGCTCTAG
- a CDS encoding GntR family transcriptional regulator, translated as MELDPNDSRPPYKQVANTLRAAILTQRFNAGEKLPSQNDLATQFGVARMTIQQALRLLRDEGLIVSRAGSGVYVRDRADQAVGLRPSIERAFEHPRVTIDFAGLTGETLLGALEEPVDRIRRGRLTPESISIRLLIPDMSQPLAVPSRAGRKPGDDPAVRGRVEQIAHRSAGQIIESIEELGNIGLVQKANVECRVVSLPMMFKLYLLNEEEVFFGFYPVVEREVRIDGKSVPIFDAVGKDTVLFHHSVTDDDRATGSQYVDQARSWFESVWGTISRAHTP; from the coding sequence ATGGAGCTCGACCCGAATGACTCGCGTCCGCCGTACAAGCAGGTAGCCAACACACTGCGTGCGGCGATCCTCACCCAACGCTTCAATGCGGGTGAGAAGCTGCCGTCGCAGAACGATCTCGCGACGCAGTTTGGGGTTGCTCGGATGACCATCCAGCAAGCGCTGCGTCTCCTGCGGGACGAGGGACTCATCGTGTCTCGTGCGGGCAGTGGCGTTTACGTCCGCGACCGGGCCGACCAGGCTGTAGGGCTACGCCCGTCGATTGAGCGCGCGTTCGAGCACCCCAGGGTCACCATCGACTTCGCCGGTCTGACAGGAGAGACCCTGCTTGGTGCCCTCGAGGAGCCGGTCGACCGAATCCGGCGTGGGCGCCTCACTCCCGAGTCGATCAGTATTCGGCTCCTCATCCCGGACATGTCGCAGCCGCTGGCTGTGCCGTCACGAGCGGGACGTAAGCCGGGCGACGACCCGGCTGTACGTGGCCGAGTCGAGCAGATCGCACATCGATCGGCCGGCCAAATCATCGAGTCCATCGAAGAACTCGGCAACATCGGCTTGGTCCAGAAGGCCAACGTCGAGTGCCGCGTCGTGAGTCTCCCGATGATGTTCAAGCTGTACCTCCTCAACGAGGAGGAGGTCTTCTTCGGCTTCTATCCCGTAGTTGAGCGGGAAGTCCGTATCGATGGGAAGAGCGTGCCCATCTTCGATGCCGTAGGTAAGGACACCGTGTTGTTCCATCACTCAGTTACAGATGACGACCGGGCCACGGGTTCGCAGTACGTCGACCAGGCCCGTAGCTGGTTCGAGAGCGTCTGGGGCACCATCAGCCGAGCCCACACCCCGTGA
- a CDS encoding HAD family hydrolase, which yields MTAESPASVLRSTQAVLLDFDGPVCSVFAGYPAPQIAEELRALIRDAVAELPDEIADASGPHEVLAASAALGEKVWRLVEEALQAAEIEAVESATPTPGVSEFLDACSSAGLPVAIVSNNCAPSVRSYIEHAGLADRIRHIEARDPIHVERMKPSPYLVNQAAEALHIAVGDCVLIGDQVSDVAAATAAGARSIGYANKPGKAADLADAGANAVVDRMASLSRLLGAR from the coding sequence GTGACCGCCGAATCCCCTGCATCTGTCCTCCGCTCCACCCAAGCCGTACTGCTGGACTTCGACGGTCCAGTCTGTTCGGTCTTCGCCGGGTACCCAGCGCCACAGATCGCAGAAGAACTACGCGCCCTCATCCGCGACGCTGTAGCCGAGCTGCCTGATGAGATTGCTGATGCCAGCGGTCCACACGAGGTTCTAGCTGCATCAGCAGCCCTCGGGGAGAAGGTGTGGCGACTCGTCGAGGAAGCACTGCAAGCCGCTGAGATTGAGGCTGTCGAGAGCGCGACCCCCACCCCGGGCGTGTCTGAGTTCCTTGACGCGTGCAGCTCGGCCGGTCTTCCGGTTGCCATCGTGAGCAACAACTGCGCACCTTCCGTACGCAGCTACATCGAGCACGCAGGCCTCGCCGATCGCATCCGCCACATCGAGGCACGCGACCCCATCCATGTCGAGCGGATGAAGCCGAGTCCGTATCTCGTGAACCAAGCAGCAGAGGCATTGCATATCGCCGTCGGGGATTGTGTGCTGATCGGCGATCAAGTCAGTGACGTCGCGGCGGCTACTGCGGCCGGTGCCCGAAGCATTGGCTACGCCAACAAACCCGGTAAGGCTGCTGACCTCGCAGATGCCGGTGCGAATGCAGTTGTAGACCGCATGGCAAGCCTTTCGAGATTGCTAGGCGCGCGCTGA
- a CDS encoding DUF6338 family protein, producing MPSTFQAAAVLLIAILPGALFTWSYEQQVSRSGSHVADRLIRLAGAAAVFFVLYGWILYDWYRRFVVTGHLEAGRPLPFWVTLAAAAMLAVPWAAGGLIGYAVHARKAWTKVLTGPAPSPRAWDHLFGEQNLKGWIRLKLRDGTWIWGVWGGKPTANGNSKISYASGYPEIQEIYLTDTAEVDDAGFMKFKEGSHEPALRGVGMLVRWDEIVFLEYMEG from the coding sequence GTGCCTAGCACCTTTCAGGCGGCGGCCGTACTGCTGATAGCGATCCTGCCCGGCGCGCTGTTCACTTGGTCCTACGAGCAACAAGTCAGCCGCTCCGGTAGTCATGTCGCTGACCGACTGATTCGCCTCGCGGGCGCGGCCGCGGTCTTCTTCGTGCTGTACGGCTGGATTCTGTATGACTGGTATCGCCGCTTTGTAGTGACGGGCCACCTCGAGGCCGGACGCCCGCTCCCATTTTGGGTCACCCTTGCTGCCGCGGCCATGCTCGCTGTCCCCTGGGCCGCAGGGGGTCTGATCGGGTACGCGGTACATGCCAGGAAGGCCTGGACCAAAGTCTTGACAGGCCCGGCACCATCGCCGCGCGCGTGGGACCACCTGTTCGGCGAACAGAACCTGAAGGGTTGGATTCGGCTGAAGTTGCGAGACGGCACATGGATATGGGGCGTCTGGGGCGGAAAACCTACCGCGAACGGCAATTCCAAGATCAGCTATGCGTCGGGGTATCCTGAGATCCAAGAGATTTACCTCACCGACACTGCGGAGGTCGATGATGCGGGATTCATGAAGTTCAAGGAAGGGTCTCATGAGCCCGCACTTCGAGGGGTAGGCATGCTCGTCCGCTGGGACGAGATCGTCTTTCTTGAGTATATGGAAGGTTAA
- a CDS encoding caspase family protein, whose product MRKALIVGIDHYEHISSLHGAVSDAHSVRSVLERNADGTLNFAQPRLMTGTGPGAAVSRTELREAVEELFRDDADISLFYFAGHGYIDGAGGFICASDCANGHDGLSLHDVMTFANNSPAKNKVIILDSCHSGVAGGNPIAGQVAEIKEGVTILTASTADQYAMEANGSGVFTSLLVDALSGAAANLVGDVTPGSVYAHIDQSLGNWAQRPVFKTNVKKFVSLREADAPIELAQLQKLTVLFQEATAQLQLDPAYEPERSGTEDDAVPPPDPVKNADFAVLQELVKVNLVRPVGAPHMWHAAMESKACELTVLGQHYWRLVKQDLI is encoded by the coding sequence ATGCGTAAGGCGCTCATCGTCGGGATCGACCACTACGAACACATCTCCTCGCTCCACGGTGCCGTGAGCGACGCCCATAGCGTCAGGAGCGTGCTGGAACGTAATGCGGACGGCACCCTCAACTTCGCCCAGCCGAGGCTCATGACCGGCACCGGGCCCGGCGCAGCCGTCTCGCGAACCGAGCTGAGAGAAGCCGTCGAGGAGCTGTTCCGAGATGACGCCGACATCTCGCTCTTCTACTTCGCGGGGCACGGCTACATCGACGGGGCCGGGGGCTTCATCTGCGCGAGCGACTGCGCCAACGGGCACGACGGGCTCTCGCTGCATGATGTGATGACCTTCGCCAACAACTCGCCGGCAAAAAACAAGGTGATCATCCTCGACAGCTGTCACAGCGGCGTTGCTGGCGGCAACCCGATCGCGGGGCAGGTCGCCGAGATCAAGGAGGGCGTGACCATCCTGACCGCATCGACCGCGGACCAGTACGCCATGGAGGCGAACGGGTCGGGTGTATTCACGAGCCTCCTGGTCGACGCCCTGAGCGGCGCTGCAGCTAATCTCGTCGGCGACGTGACGCCCGGCAGCGTCTACGCGCACATCGACCAGTCACTCGGGAACTGGGCACAGCGGCCGGTCTTCAAGACGAACGTCAAGAAGTTCGTCTCGCTTCGGGAGGCTGACGCCCCGATCGAGCTGGCCCAGTTGCAGAAGCTCACGGTGCTGTTCCAGGAGGCGACCGCACAGCTCCAGCTCGACCCAGCCTATGAGCCCGAGCGGTCGGGCACGGAAGACGACGCCGTACCGCCACCGGACCCTGTCAAGAACGCCGACTTCGCGGTGCTGCAGGAACTTGTGAAGGTGAACCTGGTCCGTCCGGTTGGAGCGCCGCACATGTGGCATGCGGCGATGGAGTCGAAGGCATGCGAGTTGACCGTGCTCGGCCAGCACTATTGGAGACTCGTGAAGCAGGACCTGATCTGA